In Paractinoplanes brasiliensis, the following proteins share a genomic window:
- a CDS encoding two-component system sensor histidine kinase NtrB — translation MLGQVRALFLLFCLLWSLIGVFGVKEGAGAGFRAATVAAIVVVELCLCWGYRRGRYPRALWLVEAPCVYVVAAASDFGVTVGLLYVWINCRALYGGRLDQLIGASCVTAIMGCGVAFNGVAVSSAVPLTVTALIGLVINHTLALGIAARDRAALREQVVATAGAGFAAATDRRDAARVAAEAVVALDRRINAAVLATIASGDLRPIGHAGDARPGVAGRAVNLAASGPAHASALRPGGYARITGAEAASFAEQLGLPPACRVDLVPLAADGRVFGLLVVSYDRRPQDDLSASLSTLADEAALTLDQLLTRSRLNVVVEHSHDALLLCGEQGTIRFANPAAARLLGVPRESLIGRDLRSLIHPDDLAEVLAPDQKGAQIRRLRGPDPRSWIEFEVLVAYVTEHDGSRSLIFNARDISERQRLELELRHAQRLESVGRLAAGIAHEVNTPMQFIGDNVRFLDESLADLLAVVAEVRRSLGDDTDLARRMVELDVDFLLEEAPTAIRETLEGVDRVATIVQAMKAFGHRGSDAKSPADLNDAIRNALIVAANEIRTVADVRTDLAELPLVMCHVGDINQVVLNLLVNAAHAIEAADAGRGEIRVSTRLDGREVVIDVADTGTGVPPEIADKLFDPFFTTKTVGKGTGQGLSLIRNLVVDRHHGSIGFTSEPGAGTVFTVRLPVDPRTALVSTAAQAEVPA, via the coding sequence ATGTTGGGACAGGTGCGCGCCCTGTTCCTGCTGTTCTGCCTTCTCTGGTCCTTGATCGGCGTCTTCGGCGTCAAGGAGGGCGCCGGCGCCGGGTTCCGCGCCGCGACGGTCGCCGCCATCGTCGTGGTCGAGCTCTGCCTGTGCTGGGGATACCGGCGTGGCCGGTATCCCCGGGCACTGTGGCTGGTCGAGGCCCCCTGCGTGTACGTGGTCGCGGCGGCTTCGGATTTCGGCGTCACCGTCGGCCTGCTCTACGTCTGGATCAATTGCCGCGCGTTGTACGGCGGCCGGCTGGACCAGCTGATCGGGGCCTCGTGCGTCACGGCCATCATGGGATGCGGGGTGGCGTTCAACGGTGTCGCCGTTTCCTCCGCCGTGCCGCTGACGGTGACGGCGCTGATCGGCCTCGTCATCAATCACACCCTGGCCCTGGGGATCGCGGCCCGCGACAGGGCCGCGCTGCGGGAGCAGGTCGTGGCCACGGCGGGCGCGGGTTTCGCCGCGGCCACCGACCGCCGGGACGCTGCGCGGGTCGCCGCCGAAGCGGTCGTCGCCCTGGACCGGCGGATCAACGCCGCCGTGCTCGCCACGATCGCCTCGGGAGACCTCCGGCCGATCGGGCACGCCGGCGACGCCCGCCCCGGCGTGGCCGGCCGTGCGGTGAACCTCGCCGCGAGCGGCCCGGCACATGCGTCGGCGCTGCGTCCCGGCGGCTATGCCCGGATCACCGGAGCCGAGGCGGCCTCGTTCGCCGAGCAGCTGGGACTGCCGCCGGCCTGTCGGGTGGACCTGGTGCCGCTCGCAGCCGACGGTCGCGTGTTCGGCCTGCTGGTCGTCTCGTACGACCGGCGTCCGCAGGACGACCTGTCCGCCTCCCTCTCCACGCTGGCCGACGAGGCCGCGCTGACCCTCGACCAGCTGCTGACCCGGTCACGGCTCAACGTCGTCGTGGAGCACTCGCACGACGCCCTGCTGCTCTGCGGCGAACAGGGAACGATCCGGTTCGCCAACCCGGCCGCCGCCCGGTTGCTCGGCGTTCCCCGCGAATCCCTGATCGGCCGGGACCTGCGCTCCCTCATCCATCCCGACGACCTCGCCGAGGTGCTGGCCCCGGATCAGAAGGGCGCGCAGATCCGCCGGCTGCGTGGTCCGGACCCGCGGTCGTGGATCGAGTTCGAGGTGCTGGTGGCTTACGTGACCGAGCACGACGGGTCGCGCAGCCTGATCTTCAACGCCCGGGACATCTCGGAACGGCAGCGCCTGGAACTGGAGCTGCGGCACGCCCAGCGGCTGGAGTCCGTCGGCCGTCTGGCCGCCGGCATCGCTCACGAGGTCAACACCCCGATGCAGTTCATCGGCGACAACGTCAGATTTCTCGACGAGTCCCTGGCCGACCTGCTGGCCGTGGTGGCCGAGGTCCGGCGGAGCCTGGGCGACGACACCGACCTGGCCCGGCGCATGGTGGAACTCGACGTCGACTTCCTCCTGGAGGAGGCGCCGACGGCGATCCGCGAGACCCTGGAGGGCGTCGACCGGGTGGCCACCATCGTGCAAGCGATGAAGGCGTTCGGGCACCGCGGCAGCGACGCCAAGAGCCCGGCCGATCTGAACGACGCGATCAGGAACGCGCTGATCGTCGCGGCCAACGAGATCAGAACCGTGGCGGACGTCCGGACCGACCTGGCGGAGCTGCCGCTGGTGATGTGCCACGTCGGGGACATCAACCAGGTCGTGCTCAATCTGCTCGTCAACGCGGCACACGCGATCGAGGCGGCGGACGCGGGCCGGGGCGAGATCCGGGTCAGCACCCGGCTCGACGGCCGCGAGGTGGTCATCGACGTGGCCGACACCGGAACGGGAGTGCCCCCGGAGATCGCGGACAAGCTCTTCGACCCGTTCTTCACCACCAAGACGGTCGGCAAAGGGACGGGACAGGGTCTGTCCCTGATCCGGAACCTCGTCGTCGACAGGCACCACGGATCCATCGGCTTCACCAGCGAGCCCGGGGCCGGCACGGTCTTCACCGTCCGGCTGCCCGTCGATCCGCGCACGGCACTCGTATCCACGGCGGCACAGGCGGAGGTTCCCGCATGA
- a CDS encoding HPF/RaiA family ribosome-associated protein encodes MTRADLVISPQVYTHGEVGPDATAYAVGKLEAALHHAPGPVLRTSLTLDAAAPGDRVDAHVDVNGVGLHVHAVGESLQEATDLMQDRLRSRLRRIRRRPQQGPDTPKQ; translated from the coding sequence ATGACGCGAGCTGATCTGGTCATCAGTCCTCAGGTGTACACCCACGGCGAGGTCGGCCCGGACGCCACGGCGTATGCGGTCGGCAAGTTGGAGGCGGCGCTGCACCACGCGCCCGGCCCGGTTCTGCGTACGTCGCTGACGTTGGACGCCGCGGCCCCCGGCGACCGGGTCGACGCGCACGTCGACGTGAACGGGGTGGGGCTGCACGTGCACGCGGTGGGGGAGTCGCTCCAGGAGGCCACCGACCTGATGCAGGACAGGCTCCGCTCCCGCCTGCGGCGCATCCGCCGCCGCCCGCAGCAGGGCCCCGACACGCCGAAGCAGTGA
- a CDS encoding helix-turn-helix transcriptional regulator: MTDGWTAMKALTDTSRRALYDYVRRRPHPVTRDDAARATGMTRGLAAFHLDKLVDVGLLQAHYETPHGQPRGRGRTPKVYRLHADGVAFTLPARRYEIIADILAEAMSSGEEPATVACRRGHGVATPDAGLTEVLDGLGFEPEPGPEAVLLHNCPFHALASRYTDLVCGLNQAFLSGVIDGCGAEGAEARLVPRPGFCCVEIRV, translated from the coding sequence GTGACGGACGGCTGGACGGCCATGAAGGCGCTCACGGACACCTCGCGCCGGGCGCTCTACGACTACGTCCGGCGCCGGCCGCACCCGGTGACCCGCGACGACGCGGCCCGGGCGACCGGCATGACGCGCGGGCTGGCCGCCTTCCACCTGGACAAACTCGTCGACGTGGGCCTGCTCCAGGCGCACTACGAGACCCCGCACGGACAGCCGCGCGGCCGGGGGCGTACGCCGAAGGTCTATCGCCTCCATGCCGACGGGGTGGCCTTCACGCTGCCCGCGCGCCGCTACGAGATCATCGCGGACATCCTCGCCGAGGCGATGTCGAGCGGGGAGGAGCCGGCCACCGTGGCCTGCCGCCGCGGCCACGGGGTCGCCACCCCGGACGCCGGACTCACCGAGGTCCTCGATGGTCTCGGGTTCGAGCCGGAGCCCGGTCCCGAGGCGGTCCTGCTGCACAACTGCCCGTTCCACGCGCTCGCCTCCCGATACACCGACCTGGTGTGCGGGCTCAACCAGGCGTTCCTGTCCGGAGTGATCGACGGGTGCGGCGCCGAGGGCGCCGAGGCGCGTCTCGTTCCCCGGCCCGGCTTCTGCTGCGTGGAGATCCGGGTTTGA
- the folE gene encoding GTP cyclohydrolase I FolE: MTIEADLRWDLVTQRDMPAAEQAATAFLEALGVDLTAPGLAETPGRMARAYAEMLTPREFAMTTFDNDEGYDELVLAKSIPVRSLCEHHLLPFVGVAHVGYLPADRILGLSKLARVVEMFAHRTQVQERLTKQIADWLSMRLRPRGVGVVIEADHMCMSLRGVRAPAARTVTSTLLGSLRDDPRSRAEFFAVAGPG; the protein is encoded by the coding sequence ATGACCATCGAAGCCGATCTGCGGTGGGACCTCGTCACGCAACGTGACATGCCTGCCGCCGAGCAAGCCGCCACGGCGTTCCTCGAAGCCCTCGGGGTGGACCTGACGGCGCCCGGCCTGGCCGAGACACCGGGGCGGATGGCACGGGCGTACGCGGAAATGCTCACCCCGCGCGAGTTCGCGATGACGACGTTCGACAACGACGAGGGCTACGACGAACTGGTCCTGGCCAAGTCGATCCCGGTGCGATCGCTGTGCGAGCACCACCTGCTCCCGTTCGTCGGCGTCGCCCACGTCGGATACCTGCCGGCCGACCGGATCCTCGGGCTGTCGAAGCTGGCCCGGGTCGTCGAGATGTTCGCTCACCGCACCCAGGTGCAGGAGCGTCTGACCAAGCAGATCGCCGACTGGCTGTCCATGCGGCTGCGTCCGCGCGGTGTCGGGGTGGTCATCGAGGCCGACCACATGTGCATGAGCCTGCGCGGCGTACGCGCGCCCGCCGCTCGTACGGTCACCTCGACGCTGCTCGGCAGCCTGCGGGACGACCCCCGGTCACGGGCCGAGTTCTTCGCCGTCGCGGGCCCGGGCTGA